From Mucilaginibacter rubeus, a single genomic window includes:
- a CDS encoding ComF family protein, protein MKLLRAYLADFAALLFPELCPACQASLVAGEYIICSDCRFNLPFTNFHQQPANIVAQQFWGKINVEAAYALYYFHKGGKIQNLMHHFKYKGMQQIGNLLGTIAGAQLASNDIFSSTDLIIPVPLHKRRLRERGYNQSTCFAHGLAEKLNASVDEHSLVRTVATKTQTQRSRFARFENMQNVFAVKDPAALEGKHILLVDDIVTTGSTVEACGAELLKVPGVKLSIAAIAYAV, encoded by the coding sequence ATGAAATTACTGCGTGCCTACCTTGCTGATTTTGCCGCCCTGCTATTTCCGGAGCTTTGCCCGGCCTGCCAGGCAAGTTTAGTGGCGGGCGAGTATATCATTTGCAGCGATTGCCGCTTTAATTTGCCTTTTACCAATTTCCATCAACAGCCTGCCAACATTGTTGCCCAGCAGTTTTGGGGTAAAATTAACGTTGAGGCTGCCTATGCGCTTTATTATTTTCATAAAGGTGGCAAAATCCAAAACCTGATGCATCACTTTAAATACAAGGGTATGCAGCAGATAGGCAATTTGCTTGGCACCATTGCAGGCGCGCAACTTGCCTCAAATGACATTTTCAGCTCGACAGATCTCATTATCCCTGTCCCTTTGCACAAACGCCGCCTACGCGAACGCGGTTATAACCAAAGTACCTGCTTTGCTCATGGCCTTGCCGAGAAACTAAATGCTTCGGTTGATGAACATAGCCTTGTGCGAACGGTGGCTACCAAAACACAAACCCAACGGTCGCGCTTTGCCCGGTTTGAAAATATGCAGAATGTATTCGCTGTTAAAGATCCTGCCGCACTTGAGGGCAAGCATATATTGCTGGTTGATGATATTGTAACCACCGGCTCAACCGTTGAGGCCTGCGGAGCGGAGTTATTGAAAGTTCCCGGAGTAAAATTGAGTATTGCTGCGATTGCTTATGCGGTGTAG
- a CDS encoding amidohydrolase family protein has translation MKSFRADYVFPIYADPIKNGVVTVDDHGKIISVSDSSKSPGGNVQQVSGIICPGFVNTHCHTELSHLKDKVKPKGGLVNFIKDIQSLRNADQQEVLDAIAKADQEMYDNGIVAVGDISNTNNSVAMKKQSKLYYHTFVETFGFLPEKANEVFEKALALVNEFKPGSCSVTPHAPYSVSKELFKLIKKHSDTADDNLISIHNQECEDENKFYRYKLGAFLELYEHFGMDISYFKPQARNSVQSIIPLLTNKQKVLLVHNTCTNLKDIYFIKRFDRKINWCFCPNANLYIEGRLPKIDLFVDQGFNITLGTDSLASNNKLCILSEMRAIQQKFPSISLPRLVEWGTRNGAEYLGIDDEKGTLEVGKTPGLNLISGLDGFKITPETKVKKLI, from the coding sequence ATGAAAAGTTTTAGAGCCGATTACGTTTTTCCTATTTATGCCGATCCGATTAAAAATGGAGTAGTCACTGTTGATGATCATGGTAAGATCATATCCGTTTCCGATAGCAGCAAGTCCCCCGGCGGGAATGTACAGCAGGTAAGCGGTATCATCTGCCCCGGCTTTGTCAATACCCACTGCCATACCGAACTTTCTCATTTAAAAGATAAAGTAAAACCCAAAGGCGGTCTGGTAAATTTTATAAAGGATATTCAATCTTTACGTAATGCCGATCAGCAGGAGGTTCTTGATGCCATAGCTAAAGCCGATCAGGAAATGTATGATAACGGCATTGTAGCCGTTGGCGATATCTCCAACACCAATAATAGTGTTGCGATGAAAAAGCAAAGCAAGTTGTACTACCATACCTTTGTTGAAACTTTTGGCTTTTTACCTGAAAAGGCCAACGAGGTTTTTGAAAAGGCATTGGCTTTAGTTAATGAGTTTAAACCAGGCTCATGCTCGGTAACGCCCCACGCTCCTTATTCGGTATCAAAGGAGTTGTTCAAGCTCATCAAAAAGCATAGTGATACTGCCGACGATAACCTCATCAGCATTCACAACCAGGAATGTGAGGATGAAAATAAATTTTACCGTTATAAACTTGGCGCGTTTTTAGAGCTATATGAGCATTTTGGTATGGATATATCCTACTTTAAGCCCCAGGCCCGTAACTCGGTACAATCCATCATTCCGCTGCTCACCAATAAACAAAAAGTACTGCTGGTACATAATACCTGTACCAACCTGAAGGATATTTATTTTATCAAACGGTTTGACAGGAAAATCAACTGGTGTTTTTGTCCTAACGCCAACCTTTACATTGAGGGCCGTTTACCTAAAATAGATCTTTTTGTTGATCAGGGCTTTAATATTACCCTGGGTACGGATAGCCTTGCATCTAACAATAAATTATGTATCCTGAGCGAGATGCGTGCTATTCAGCAAAAATTCCCGTCGATAAGTTTACCTCGCCTCGTTGAATGGGGTACCCGCAATGGTGCCGAGTACCTGGGTATCGACGATGAAAAAGGGACGCTTGAAGTTGGCAAAACTCCCGGTCTTAATCTCATCAGCGGTTTGGACGGATTTAAGATCACACCCGAAACCAAAGTGAAGAAATTGATATAA
- a CDS encoding polysaccharide biosynthesis C-terminal domain-containing protein: MSTIKKFAGQTAIYGLSTIISRMIYFVLTPIYTRTLPVNANGVFTSVYGSASIINAILAFGMETTYFRYLQKRSDNKQQVYNNAFGVVIMVSVLFLIFCLLFLDPIVNYMQAGVAKDHADYTFYVKCFLVILVLDAFCVIPFARIRAEGRPVKYAVIKCSNIGLVMALNLFFLFGVPFILSHHLPGATWMAGWYRPNWVGYVFLANAIASGLTVLLLLPEVIQLKLKFDGTMLTEMFSYSWPVLIANISFIINESLDKVMLKQMLPQSIADTHVGIYGTCAKIALFLSLFVQAFRLGAEPFFFSHSKNKNSGETYARIMTYFVIMIAVICVALTANVDILATIIVGKETHIIKHHIVHNPFWQGLGVVPPLLFGYLSLGIYMNLSVWYKLSDQTRYGLYISGIGAVLTIALNWLLIPKYSYIASAWISFAAYATMMVLSYLWGQKNYPIPYNIKKNLAYIIVSIVFVFLSFTVFKRNIFVGNGLLLLFAAGAYYFERKELKAIFKR; this comes from the coding sequence TTGTCTACTATAAAAAAATTTGCCGGGCAAACCGCTATATATGGTTTAAGTACCATTATTTCCCGGATGATCTACTTCGTTTTAACGCCTATTTATACTCGTACTTTACCGGTTAATGCCAACGGTGTTTTTACGTCTGTATATGGAAGCGCTTCTATCATCAATGCTATTTTGGCCTTTGGGATGGAGACCACCTATTTCAGATATCTTCAAAAGCGTTCGGATAATAAGCAGCAGGTTTATAACAACGCATTTGGGGTTGTTATTATGGTGTCAGTGCTATTCTTGATTTTTTGCTTGCTGTTTTTAGATCCCATAGTTAATTACATGCAGGCCGGTGTAGCAAAAGATCATGCCGACTACACTTTTTATGTAAAATGCTTTCTGGTGATCTTAGTATTGGATGCTTTTTGTGTTATCCCATTCGCGCGTATTCGTGCCGAAGGCCGTCCGGTTAAGTATGCCGTAATTAAGTGCTCAAACATTGGTTTGGTAATGGCGCTCAATCTGTTTTTTCTTTTCGGGGTTCCGTTTATATTAAGTCATCATTTACCTGGTGCAACTTGGATGGCTGGTTGGTACAGGCCAAACTGGGTTGGGTACGTATTTTTAGCCAACGCCATAGCAAGTGGACTTACCGTTTTGTTGTTGTTACCTGAGGTAATACAACTGAAATTGAAATTTGACGGCACTATGTTAACAGAAATGTTTTCATACAGCTGGCCCGTATTGATAGCCAATATATCGTTTATCATAAACGAATCCCTGGATAAGGTGATGTTGAAACAGATGCTGCCTCAAAGTATTGCTGATACGCATGTTGGTATTTATGGTACCTGCGCTAAAATAGCATTGTTTTTGAGCCTTTTTGTGCAGGCCTTCAGGTTGGGAGCCGAACCATTTTTTTTCAGCCATTCCAAAAACAAAAACTCTGGCGAAACCTATGCCCGCATCATGACCTACTTTGTAATTATGATAGCGGTTATTTGTGTAGCGCTTACCGCCAATGTTGATATCCTGGCAACTATTATTGTTGGGAAGGAAACACATATAATAAAACATCACATAGTTCATAATCCGTTTTGGCAGGGCTTGGGCGTTGTGCCGCCGCTATTGTTTGGTTACCTGAGCCTTGGTATTTATATGAACCTTTCGGTGTGGTATAAATTATCTGATCAAACCAGGTATGGCTTATATATATCAGGCATAGGAGCAGTACTTACCATAGCGTTAAACTGGTTGCTGATCCCTAAATACAGCTACATCGCTTCGGCATGGATCTCCTTTGCGGCTTATGCAACTATGATGGTGCTTTCGTATTTATGGGGGCAAAAAAATTATCCAATTCCTTACAACATAAAAAAGAACCTTGCGTATATAATTGTCTCAATAGTGTTTGTTTTTCTGTCGTTTACGGTATTTAAACGTAATATTTTTGTTGGTAACGGGCTTTTATTGTTATTTGCGGCCGGAGCTTATTACTTTGAACGCAAGGAGTTAAAAGCTATATTTAAACGATGA
- a CDS encoding tetratricopeptide repeat protein → MKIKEENIRLSGMQKARLFSTPFFASLFLPLAILPLSLRAQHKKTADNKTLASAGKVMSYQDSALVKQLFFSALREKTIENYKLATEMFERILQADPANDASMYELANLKRQQNDFAGSEPLLEQAVTLNKDNEWYWAALADSYEKTNTIDKLENVFNQLIRLNPDRSEYYFDKANALNILKRYDDALKVYDQIEKLYGPSDDLLANRQKIYLKQGKVDLAASELEKQIAANPNEIRYYLALGEIYNSNGFSDKALKILQQAEKLDARNGLVHFALADIYRDKKNNEASFNELTQGFAIPDIGIDQKLNIISGYFPKFPDANAKASALELSRILTVAHPGDARAFAIYGDMLIQNAKYKEAKPVLKKSAQLNDQVYNVQEQLVRLELGDNDLDAAIKDGENALSLFPNQAWMNYLVGVAWAQKKDNNKAVGYVKNATSLELQDKELLSLSFSLLGDCYHELKNIKSSDESYDKALTYNPDNAFTLNNYAYYLSLRNEQLEKAATMSAHSNELQPNTASFEDTYAWILFKQKKYAQAKEWMEKALAHDKENSAVKYEHYGDILFFVGNTDAAVTNWKKAKGFGEQSPVLDRKINEKKYSE, encoded by the coding sequence ATGAAGATTAAGGAAGAGAATATTAGGTTGAGCGGTATGCAGAAAGCACGTTTGTTTTCTACTCCGTTTTTTGCTTCTTTATTCTTGCCTCTTGCCATCTTGCCGCTGTCCTTACGCGCTCAGCATAAAAAAACTGCCGATAATAAAACGCTTGCATCTGCGGGTAAGGTAATGAGCTATCAGGATAGCGCTCTGGTTAAGCAGCTTTTCTTTTCGGCCCTGCGCGAAAAAACAATCGAGAACTATAAGCTTGCTACAGAAATGTTTGAGCGTATTTTACAGGCCGATCCTGCTAATGACGCATCGATGTATGAGTTGGCAAATCTTAAACGTCAGCAAAATGATTTTGCAGGATCTGAGCCGCTTCTGGAGCAGGCTGTAACTTTAAATAAAGATAATGAATGGTATTGGGCGGCACTGGCTGATAGCTATGAGAAAACCAATACCATTGATAAACTCGAAAATGTTTTCAATCAACTTATCAGGCTTAACCCCGACAGATCGGAATATTATTTTGATAAGGCAAACGCGTTAAATATCCTGAAAAGGTATGATGATGCACTAAAAGTGTATGATCAGATTGAAAAGCTTTACGGCCCGAGCGACGACCTTTTAGCAAACCGCCAAAAGATCTATTTAAAACAGGGCAAGGTTGACCTTGCCGCTTCCGAATTGGAAAAGCAGATAGCCGCCAATCCTAATGAAATTCGCTATTACCTGGCGTTGGGCGAAATCTATAATTCGAACGGGTTTAGTGATAAGGCACTCAAAATATTACAGCAGGCCGAAAAGCTTGACGCGCGTAATGGCTTAGTTCATTTTGCCCTTGCCGATATCTATCGCGATAAAAAAAATAACGAAGCCAGCTTTAATGAGCTTACACAGGGATTTGCCATTCCTGATATCGGTATCGACCAGAAACTGAATATCATTTCGGGGTATTTTCCAAAATTTCCGGATGCTAATGCCAAGGCAAGCGCCCTTGAGCTGAGTCGCATTTTAACTGTTGCACACCCGGGCGATGCCAGGGCTTTTGCCATTTATGGCGATATGCTGATTCAGAATGCCAAATACAAAGAGGCAAAGCCTGTGCTTAAAAAATCGGCGCAACTTAATGACCAGGTATATAATGTTCAGGAGCAACTGGTACGACTGGAATTGGGCGATAATGATCTTGACGCTGCTATAAAGGATGGCGAAAACGCTTTGTCGTTATTTCCGAACCAGGCCTGGATGAATTACCTGGTTGGTGTGGCCTGGGCGCAAAAAAAGGATAATAACAAAGCTGTTGGTTACGTTAAAAACGCTACTTCATTAGAACTTCAGGATAAGGAACTACTTTCGTTAAGTTTTTCATTATTGGGCGATTGCTATCATGAGTTAAAGAATATTAAAAGTTCTGACGAGAGTTATGATAAGGCCTTGACCTACAATCCGGATAATGCATTCACTTTAAACAATTATGCTTATTATTTATCGTTAAGGAATGAGCAATTGGAAAAGGCGGCTACTATGTCGGCACATTCCAATGAGCTACAGCCTAACACAGCATCGTTTGAAGATACTTACGCCTGGATCCTGTTTAAACAGAAAAAGTATGCCCAGGCAAAAGAGTGGATGGAGAAGGCCCTGGCTCATGATAAAGAAAATAGTGCGGTTAAGTACGAACATTATGGCGATATATTGTTTTTTGTAGGGAATACCGATGCTGCCGTAACTAACTGGAAAAAGGCTAAAGGCTTTGGTGAACAATCACCTGTTTTAGATCGTAAAATAAATGAAAAAAAATATAGCGAAT
- the dut gene encoding dUTP diphosphatase, whose product MNIRVINKSKNSLPAYETAHAAGMDLRADVETAVVLKPMERKLIPTGLYIELPEGFEAQIRPRSGLAFKHGIGIVNSPGTIDADYRGEIKVLLINFSTDDFEINTGDRIAQMVVAKHERVNWEQVEVLNETQRGEGGYGHTGKV is encoded by the coding sequence ATGAACATCAGGGTAATTAATAAATCAAAAAATAGTTTACCGGCCTATGAAACCGCTCACGCGGCAGGTATGGATTTGCGTGCCGATGTAGAAACTGCCGTAGTGCTTAAACCAATGGAGCGTAAACTCATTCCAACAGGTTTGTATATCGAATTGCCCGAAGGTTTTGAAGCGCAGATTCGCCCGAGAAGTGGTCTGGCATTTAAGCATGGTATCGGCATTGTTAACTCGCCGGGTACTATTGATGCCGACTATCGTGGTGAGATCAAAGTATTGCTGATCAATTTTTCGACCGATGATTTTGAGATCAATACCGGCGACCGCATAGCCCAGATGGTAGTTGCCAAACACGAGCGTGTTAACTGGGAACAGGTAGAAGTACTGAACGAAACCCAAAGGGGCGAAGGCGGTTACGGACACACAGGGAAAGTTTAG
- a CDS encoding YceI family protein, translating into MKKIIFSALIVAFTAFSAFAIFSNWKVKGDEAQVTFEGHRVSGSFSGLKAEISFDKDHPEAAKISATIDVTTAATGFFIKTSHVKSALGADDYPTIKFESTSVSKSGNGYVANGKLTMKGKTNPESIHFTFEDKGNEGVFKGDFKVLPPKYGIDRSGTPPEVTIHLTVPVSKG; encoded by the coding sequence ATGAAAAAAATTATTTTTTCCGCGCTGATCGTCGCTTTTACAGCTTTTTCGGCATTCGCGATTTTTAGCAACTGGAAGGTTAAGGGAGACGAAGCCCAGGTAACTTTTGAAGGGCACAGGGTAAGCGGCTCATTCAGCGGACTAAAAGCCGAGATTAGTTTTGACAAGGACCATCCCGAGGCTGCTAAAATTTCGGCTACCATTGATGTAACTACAGCGGCAACTGGTTTTTTCATTAAAACCAGCCACGTAAAATCGGCCTTAGGTGCCGATGATTACCCGACAATTAAATTTGAATCGACCTCGGTATCAAAAAGCGGCAATGGTTATGTGGCCAATGGTAAGTTAACCATGAAAGGGAAAACCAACCCTGAATCTATCCATTTCACATTTGAAGATAAAGGCAACGAAGGTGTATTTAAAGGAGATTTTAAAGTGCTGCCTCCAAAATACGGCATCGACAGAAGCGGAACCCCGCCCGAGGTTACTATTCATTTGACTGTACCGGTGAGTAAGGGGTAA
- the rlmN gene encoding 23S rRNA (adenine(2503)-C(2))-methyltransferase RlmN, with amino-acid sequence MNNTKDKIDIRSLSLNALQEHFIRMDEKGFRAKQVYEWLWKKSCFSFNEMSNISKELRAKLDANFVINNVKINSSQVSADKTIKNSFILHDNHLIEGVLIPTPGRMTACVSSQVGCSLTCKFCATGYMERKRNLNPDEIYDQVVLIDQQARENYGQPLSNIVYMGMGEPLLNYANMMKSIERITSEDGLNMAAKRITVSTAGIAKMIKKLGDDQVKFNLALSLHAANDEKRNTIMPINEQNSLKALAEALKYYYAKTKNPVTYEYIIFDGVNDGIQDAMELAKFCKHLPCKVNIIEYNPIAFASYINAGEDKVEAFADYLTKQGINTHLRRSRGKDIDAACGQLAIKEKDKLAEV; translated from the coding sequence GTGAACAATACAAAAGATAAAATTGACATCCGTAGCCTGAGTCTGAATGCTTTACAGGAGCATTTCATCCGCATGGATGAAAAAGGCTTCAGGGCAAAACAAGTATATGAATGGCTTTGGAAAAAATCTTGCTTTTCTTTCAACGAGATGAGCAATATTTCAAAAGAACTCCGTGCTAAACTGGATGCAAATTTTGTAATTAATAATGTAAAAATTAATTCTTCACAGGTTAGTGCTGATAAAACTATAAAAAATTCTTTTATTTTACACGATAACCACTTAATTGAGGGTGTTTTGATTCCCACCCCCGGCCGTATGACAGCCTGTGTATCATCACAGGTAGGTTGCAGCCTCACCTGTAAATTTTGCGCTACCGGATATATGGAGCGTAAAAGAAATCTTAACCCCGACGAAATTTACGACCAGGTAGTTTTGATTGATCAGCAGGCGCGTGAAAACTACGGTCAGCCTTTATCAAATATTGTTTACATGGGTATGGGCGAGCCACTGCTCAACTATGCCAATATGATGAAGTCAATCGAACGCATCACTTCCGAAGATGGGCTTAACATGGCAGCCAAGCGGATCACCGTATCAACTGCCGGTATTGCCAAAATGATCAAAAAGCTGGGCGACGACCAGGTTAAATTTAACCTCGCACTTTCCCTGCATGCCGCAAACGACGAAAAGCGTAATACCATTATGCCTATCAACGAGCAAAACTCGTTAAAGGCACTGGCCGAGGCTTTAAAATACTACTACGCCAAAACCAAAAACCCAGTAACCTACGAGTACATTATTTTTGATGGTGTAAACGACGGCATTCAGGATGCTATGGAGCTGGCCAAATTTTGCAAGCACCTGCCCTGCAAGGTTAATATCATTGAATATAACCCCATTGCTTTTGCAAGCTACATTAACGCCGGCGAAGATAAGGTTGAAGCATTTGCCGATTACCTTACCAAACAGGGTATCAACACCCACCTGCGCCGAAGCCGCGGTAAAGATATTGATGCTGCCTGCGGACAGCTTGCCATCAAAGAAAAAGATAAACTGGCCGAAGTTTAA
- a CDS encoding acylphosphatase yields MIKHLNITVKGKVQGVFYRKSTKAVADQLGVRGFILNEPNGDVYMEAEADNSTLDMFLDWCNEGPEDAEVSAVESHEGELKNYRNFEVVKRRS; encoded by the coding sequence ATGATAAAACATCTTAATATTACAGTTAAAGGCAAAGTACAGGGCGTTTTCTACCGTAAATCAACCAAAGCGGTTGCCGATCAGCTTGGTGTACGTGGCTTCATATTAAATGAGCCTAACGGCGATGTGTACATGGAAGCCGAGGCCGATAATTCCACACTTGATATGTTTCTGGACTGGTGTAATGAAGGCCCGGAAGATGCCGAAGTAAGCGCTGTTGAAAGTCATGAAGGCGAATTAAAAAACTATCGTAATTTTGAGGTTGTTAAAAGACGCTCATAA
- a CDS encoding PAS domain S-box protein yields MTLRQEDPLNIEDKRLAALQSYHVLDTMPEKEYDAITRLASYICQAPIALITLLDADRQWFKSTYGVDAEETPRADAFCNRTIQSDALLEIPDSNEDEEFRDNPIANGMGVRFYAGAPLINPDGLRLGSLCVVDTKPRKLTAEQRDALRVLADEVMSHLELRKQKLKLEQSLAVREEFYDLFDSSPDIHCIMDRDFKIGHINRAVKSVLGYSADEVCGMPIWNFFPEEAREQSLAVLKKGISKQQRKFEIETPVITVEGDNKWISWSVTFKDDKWFASGRDITYQKQVAQDLELLSLVASKVSNGVVISDADDQILWTNDAFENITGYAYADVKQLRLRDVIKGKPLSPEAMEKLEEAIRNKISYEVELFFNAKDGSPKWISVMNSLIYNTDGSVDKSIRVIIDITKRKLAEQEVEILSFAARKSPSGILIRDAEGKVIWMNEALENITGYTFTEMQGRAFGTMLLGEDTDLEVFKDAVKAVEEKRSYEVEIKIYKKDQTPIWAFLSNSPLLNETGQVERQIGVMVDINERKATEEQLKQLSLVASNTTSGVVINNSDGKVEWVNRAFENITGYTLDDVKDVHLGDILKGELTDVSIIQKARELSRQKQSFEVDLLVYRKDRQPLWISVINSVILNSKNEVDKYIEVIIDITAKKKAEIELISAREEAIQLNRAKDMFISVMSHEIRTPLNAVIGMSHILLDDDPAESQKENLNILKFSAENLMTLINDVLDLAKIETGNVELEKATVNLRELVNSITSSMQFKAAEKKIYISKSVEEVVPDEVIGDRTRLIQILLNLVGNAVKFTHHGGVNIDLKVIQETERDVRIRFAVTDTGIGIPADKLGTIFEQFKQADTDTTRKYGGTGLGLAISKRLIELHDSRINVDSVPGKGSTFWFTIGFKKADIKQQRKNNNVEEGLKINVLVVDDNQINRLLINKILKKWGAHADFAENGIEAIEKVEANRGYNVVLMDIHMPEMGGLEATGIIRSKTDPYFKQLPIIALTASMLSNQMGEINNAGMNDYILKPFDPRVLYDKLSRYQQQ; encoded by the coding sequence ATGACACTAAGGCAGGAAGATCCATTAAACATAGAAGATAAGCGTTTAGCCGCGCTCCAATCATATCATGTTTTGGACACCATGCCCGAAAAGGAGTATGACGCTATTACGCGTTTAGCTTCTTATATATGCCAGGCTCCTATAGCGTTAATTACGCTGCTGGATGCCGACAGGCAATGGTTTAAATCAACATACGGCGTCGACGCGGAGGAAACACCCCGCGCCGACGCTTTTTGTAACCGCACCATCCAATCTGACGCGCTTCTTGAAATTCCAGATTCGAATGAAGATGAAGAATTCAGAGATAACCCTATTGCTAACGGAATGGGCGTACGCTTTTACGCCGGTGCGCCACTGATTAATCCCGACGGTCTCCGCTTGGGCTCATTATGCGTAGTTGATACCAAACCCCGCAAGCTTACTGCCGAACAGCGCGATGCCTTACGTGTACTGGCCGATGAGGTAATGTCTCACCTGGAGCTCCGCAAGCAAAAGCTTAAGCTGGAGCAAAGCCTTGCCGTTCGCGAAGAATTTTATGACCTTTTTGATAGTTCGCCCGATATCCATTGCATTATGGACAGGGATTTTAAAATCGGACATATTAACCGCGCGGTAAAATCTGTTTTAGGTTATTCCGCAGACGAGGTATGCGGGATGCCTATCTGGAATTTTTTTCCGGAGGAGGCGCGTGAGCAATCATTAGCTGTATTAAAAAAGGGCATCAGCAAACAGCAACGCAAATTTGAAATTGAAACTCCCGTAATTACTGTTGAAGGGGATAATAAGTGGATAAGCTGGTCGGTAACTTTTAAAGACGATAAATGGTTTGCCAGCGGGCGCGATATTACCTATCAGAAACAGGTGGCCCAGGATCTTGAACTACTTTCATTGGTGGCCAGTAAGGTGAGCAATGGGGTAGTGATAAGTGATGCCGATGACCAGATATTATGGACAAACGACGCGTTTGAAAATATAACGGGTTATGCTTATGCAGATGTTAAGCAACTTCGCCTGCGTGATGTTATAAAGGGGAAGCCGTTAAGTCCTGAGGCTATGGAAAAGCTGGAAGAGGCTATCCGAAACAAGATATCATATGAGGTAGAGCTTTTTTTTAATGCAAAGGATGGTTCGCCAAAGTGGATCTCGGTAATGAATTCGCTCATTTATAATACCGATGGTAGCGTTGATAAATCCATCAGGGTAATTATAGATATCACCAAACGTAAACTGGCCGAACAGGAGGTAGAGATATTATCGTTCGCGGCACGTAAATCACCAAGCGGTATCCTGATCCGTGATGCCGAGGGGAAAGTGATCTGGATGAACGAGGCCCTTGAAAACATAACAGGTTATACATTTACCGAAATGCAGGGCCGGGCCTTTGGCACCATGTTGCTGGGTGAGGATACCGACCTGGAGGTTTTTAAAGATGCTGTTAAAGCAGTTGAAGAAAAGCGTTCGTACGAGGTAGAGATCAAGATCTATAAAAAAGATCAAACTCCTATCTGGGCATTCCTGTCAAACAGTCCTTTGCTTAACGAGACCGGCCAGGTTGAACGGCAGATAGGGGTGATGGTTGATATCAACGAGCGTAAAGCTACCGAAGAGCAGTTGAAGCAACTATCGTTAGTAGCAAGCAATACTACCAGTGGAGTAGTGATCAATAACAGCGATGGTAAGGTAGAGTGGGTTAACCGCGCGTTTGAAAATATTACAGGTTATACCCTTGATGATGTAAAAGATGTGCACCTGGGCGATATATTGAAGGGTGAGCTTACCGATGTATCTATCATACAAAAAGCCCGGGAACTGTCCAGGCAAAAGCAATCATTTGAGGTGGACCTGCTGGTTTACCGTAAGGACAGGCAGCCTTTGTGGATCTCGGTTATCAACTCGGTTATACTGAACAGTAAAAACGAGGTTGACAAATACATTGAAGTAATCATCGATATCACGGCTAAGAAGAAGGCCGAGATTGAGCTTATTTCGGCAAGGGAAGAGGCAATACAGCTTAACCGGGCCAAAGATATGTTCATATCAGTGATGAGCCACGAAATCCGTACGCCGTTAAATGCCGTAATTGGTATGTCGCACATATTGCTGGATGATGATCCTGCCGAGTCGCAAAAGGAAAATCTTAATATCCTTAAGTTTTCGGCCGAGAACCTCATGACGTTGATTAACGATGTGCTGGATCTGGCTAAAATTGAAACAGGCAACGTTGAGCTTGAAAAGGCCACGGTTAACCTGCGCGAACTGGTTAATAGTATAACAAGTTCGATGCAGTTTAAGGCTGCCGAAAAAAAGATTTATATTAGCAAAAGCGTTGAGGAGGTTGTTCCCGATGAGGTGATTGGCGACCGGACACGCCTTATCCAGATATTACTTAACTTAGTAGGTAACGCGGTTAAGTTTACGCACCATGGCGGCGTTAACATCGATTTAAAGGTTATTCAGGAAACGGAGCGGGATGTACGCATCAGGTTTGCCGTAACTGATACCGGCATTGGTATTCCGGCAGACAAACTGGGTACCATATTTGAACAATTTAAACAGGCCGATACGGATACAACCCGCAAGTATGGTGGTACCGGTTTAGGTTTGGCTATCAGTAAACGCCTGATCGAATTGCATGATTCACGGATAAACGTGGATAGTGTGCCGGGGAAAGGTTCGACATTTTGGTTTACCATTGGATTTAAAAAAGCTGATATAAAGCAACAGAGAAAAAATAATAACGTGGAAGAAGGACTTAAAATAAACGTTTTAGTAGTAGACGACAACCAGATAAACCGCTTGCTTATCAATAAAATATTAAAGAAGTGGGGTGCTCATGCCGATTTTGCTGAAAACGGTATTGAAGCTATTGAAAAGGTTGAAGCCAACCGCGGCTATAACGTGGTGCTGATGGATATCCACATGCCTGAAATGGGCGGCCTGGAGGCTACCGGCATAATCCGTTCTAAAACCGATCCTTATTTTAAACAGTTGCCCATTATAGCACTTACCGCATCCATGCTCAGCAATCAAATGGGTGAGATCAACAACGCCGGCATGAATGACTATATTCTTAAGCCTTTCGATCCAAGGGTGCTTTACGATAAACTAAGCAGGTATCAGCAGCAGTAG